CTACCATATGCATGAGACTTACACATTAGCAACTTCCTGGTCATTCTCATTGGTGGTTTTAGGAGCAGAGCTTTTCTCAAGATCTGCAATTGCTTCTGATACGACAACACTTTCTGTTTCAGAACCAATAGAAACTTTCATTTCTTGCTTGGGTGCATCTAAATTCTCAGTTGCAGATAATGTCATACTGGAACCTAACTGCATATCCTTGGATTTGGGGTTTTCGTTCTCCTTCCCCGAAACAGCTTCCAAGTATGAGTGCCTTCGGCTAGAAGTTAGACTTGCATCCTTGTACAACTTTGGTAACATCTCTGTTCCATCAAGAGAATCAGCGAATTCAACCAGCGCCACCGTCGAATCATTGCTCATTTTTGCTTGTTCAATCGTGTTGATTGATGAATTAGTAAATGCCTGAACATCTAAGTTGGACGAACCAAAATGATTACCTCTTTCGCCACCATACACAGCATTGTCAACAGCAGCATATTTAGCTGTGCCAATATTACCAAATTTAGGGCCTGAATCATCTGTATCAACTCTAAAATCTAGGATACCATTGGTTTTATTCTCTTTATCTacctcttcttccttcacTTTTCTCAAGCTTCCGACTTCAATTTCACTGCTTAGTTTTTGGGTGTTCTGTTTCACAGCACTGGATGCATCATCACCCTTGTACTGTTCCTCTCTGGCCTCCTGGGTGTTCCTTGCATCTTCATTTTGGGCTTGATCCTCTAGCAATCTGGGAATCTCCAAATCATTTCCCTTCTCTTCACTTTCCTCTTCCCTCTCCGtatcttcttcatcaatcAAATCCTCTACCCCTTCAGACTCGTCCTCAGCTCTCTCTTGATCATGCCCGTCTatttcatcatcttcagcaCCTCTTCCTTCCTCCTCACTTTCTTCATCTTTACTCTCATCTACCTCTTCTTcagattcttcttctttttccctaTGCCTTCCAATATCCAAGGAAGTTTCCTCCACCCGAGGATGGAGGCTACGCCTCCCaagttttattgtttcttGCCCATTCTGCATCTTTCCCGAAATCTTTGCAGAGCTCTCTTCATATGCTTTCTTATCATGGGAGTGCTTGAGCTGGTAAAGCAACCAGATGCAAATAGCAAGCAGCAGAAATATCTGAAGAGCATGCTTCACCTTGAAGCCTTTTGACCTCTGGTTCCTACTGGGTGATTGCTTCAACATGGTTATTACTTAAATACGTGTTAACTCTACCAATTAGCAGCAGCAAGTGGTAACCCAATCTGCACAAAGGGAAGTAAGAACCATATGTAAATAACCATGAAACAATCTAAACTAAACCGTATATCGGAAATGTTATTTATCATACATCCAAATTTCTACTTTAGAAACTGAACAATGCACAGAATAAAATAACCATATTCTGCAGGATCAAATTTACCTCCTATTTGGTGAGAATGGAAAGGGTTATAAAGTCTGGAATTGGTTATGGGTTGCACACAACAAAACATATTGCACTAATTGAGTGGTGAGTTGAGTttggagattcaaaattatatcTTTGCTGTTAGTCTTCCCAAACCAAGCCAGCTCATTGAAAAAAACCAACTCGAAGTCTTTGCCGACAGTGACAAGGGAAACGATAAtagggaaaggaaataaactCCATTGGAATGTATTTATGCCTGTGCAGGCAGTGTCAAAATGcataaataatcaaattatcCAGAAGAATTTACCTTATAAGCAACACTCTTTTTCACCCTTAGAAATTAATGTATGATCCAGCTTAGGACAGCATTAAAGAATATTAATACTACTCTtatgaaaatattcaacaGTGAAATGAGTTGTACATGCAGCAAGTTAGAGAAGATATCAAATTTGCAGATAGAAAACAGAACACAGATGAAACTTGAAGAACCAAATCCAGCATATACTTTTACCAGTGAACGCAAACAGAAGCTGCATCATTTTTTAGAAATTGAAATCAACCCATTGGTAAGAAAACAGCAGATGAGAATTTATCCCACACCCAACTTCAAGTTCTACGCTTACAGCGACAAGAATCCCAAAACCCACATGAAAACTTGTCATTTCTAGCTTGAAGGGGCCAAAATCCTCCCTTGAATACGCTATCCAAGTGTTTAAGCAAATCTTGGAAGTATAAACAAGTActtgtacaaaataaaaactagaaaaaaaattaacgttacaggaaaaaagaaaagaaaaaaccaaacacGGAATGAATAAAAGAAGCTAAGATAGCGTACCAGTGACTCAGTGGAAAAGCTGAGTATCAGAACTTGAGATAAAAGGAGATGGGATTAGAGTTTTGGGCATTTGGCTTCATCtttcatatatacatgtatgtatgtatgaaCAAGTACCaaaatttaccaaaatttACCCCAACAATaaatattcttctttttatttactacccttttcttcttctattcaAATATGTGGTTAGAAAGGAGAGGAGGACAGTGAGTAGTTGAAGGGTGTGAATAATgtatgctctctctctctctctctctctctctctctctcagggGAAGCAATAAAAAGGCAAAATCCAATGTCACATCTGCAGGTGAGATTTTACTGAGAGTGAGAGAAGTGTAACTGTGAGAGTGTGACAGAGAGGACAAAGCATTAAAATCAAGTTGGCTTCTTTTTGGGGGACTATGGACAATGACGACTCCATACTGCCAATGCCAAATACGACATTCTACACGTATTCTGATAAtgttaatttcttttgttactaaaatataaaccaaatattttatttttttcatttaagaAAAGGAGGGGTGTTAGATACTTCGAGAAAAGTAATGATCTTGTTGATCAGATTGGCATCAAGTCTACCAATGAGGGGAGATTATGTTCGACTTCTTTTACCCCAGCCTTTAAGAAATTTTAACCATTCGAGAGGGATTCAAGTCGTATCTACGTGGAGTTCAAACATTGCTCGAGGGGTCTCAAATGGctattttatttctaaatatgaaaaaaaaaacccaaagtTTTATGTTTCAAGAAAAGGAGTATATCTATATTGATAGTGTCAATTTATCACttacattttttctttttaaactaATTTTTCTAATGAATTATACAAAAATGGTCAATCTATCCCCATCGTCAAATTCCTAACAATTCTATTAACAATACCGTCAAATAAAGTTACATTCGCACCATTGAGCGTCTCTTTCTTTGCATATTTGACTAATATGAGGTAAATGGGGGTTCGAGTCATAAAGAATATGACGTAagagttattaaaaaaaaaggatcaaCTACATAAAACTCCCTCAATTTGGTGTGCTTCCAAATAGTCCTGGGTACAAGTCCCCCTAATACCCGTGTACATGAGTTTTCCTCTCTTCGTTTCTAACTTcagctaaataaataaaaatatatttggatATAAATAAGTCAAATAACACAACTGATTTGGTTCGGTTAATTTGGACCAATCTAAAACAGTTCGGTTTGGTTTTTAGCTGAAGTTAGACCAGTGAACACTTTTTTTCCGGTTATTTTTAATCCAGTTCAGGTCCGTTTACCTGTTCATCGTTTTTTTCCCCACCCCTAGGTTGAATCATTACAAGGCTTATTGATGATAAACTTCTTTTCAAACAACATTTGAGTCAGTGAACCAATGAGGGGAGATTATGTTCGACTTCTTTTACCCCAGCCTTTAAGAAATTTTAACTATTCGAGAGGGATTCAAGTCGTATCTATGTGGAGTTCAAACATTGCTCGAGGGGTCTCAAATGGctattttatttctaaatatgaa
The window above is part of the Prunus dulcis chromosome 1, ALMONDv2, whole genome shotgun sequence genome. Proteins encoded here:
- the LOC117616804 gene encoding cilia- and flagella-associated protein 251-like, with the protein product MLKQSPSRNQRSKGFKVKHALQIFLLLAICIWLLYQLKHSHDKKAYEESSAKISGKMQNGQETIKLGRRSLHPRVEETSLDIGRHREKEEESEEEVDESKDEESEEEGRGAEDDEIDGHDQERAEDESEGVEDLIDEEDTEREEESEEKGNDLEIPRLLEDQAQNEDARNTQEAREEQYKGDDASSAVKQNTQKLSSEIEVGSLRKVKEEEVDKENKTNGILDFRVDTDDSGPKFGNIGTAKYAAVDNAVYGGERGNHFGSSNLDVQAFTNSSINTIEQAKMSNDSTVALVEFADSLDGTEMLPKLYKDASLTSSRRHSYLEAVSGKENENPKSKDMQLGSSMTLSATENLDAPKQEMKVSIGSETESVVVSEAIADLEKSSAPKTTNENDQEVANV